The region AAAAGCCCGCGTCGTCGAGCTTGACGATGCCGGCCACCAGGCCATACACGCCCACCGTCATGATGATGGCGATGCCGACGACGACGGCCACCTGCTCGGCGAAGGTGGCCGCGGCCACCGTGCCCAGGGCGATGACGATGATTTCCGCCGATAAAATGAAATCGGTGCGGATGGCGCCCTTGATCTTGTCCTTTTCCAGCGCCACGAGGTCCACCTGCGGGTCGCGCAGCGCCTGCGCCAGCTCGGCCTTGTGGCTGTCGTCCGGGTGCAGGTATTGATGCGCGATCTTTTCGAAGCCTTCGAAGCACAGGTAGGCGCCGCCCACCATCAGCAGCGGCGTGATGGCCCACGGCGCAAACGCGCTGATGGCCAGCGCGGCCGGCACGAGGATGGCCTTGTTCTTCATGGAACCGACGGCGACGGCCCATACCACGGGCAACTCGCGCTCGGCGCGCACGCCGGCCACCTGCTGCGCGTTCAGGGCCAGGTCGTCGCCCAGCACGCCGGCCGTCTTCTTGGCGGCTACCTTGGTCATCAGGGAAACGTCATCGAGGATGCTGGCGATGTCGTCGAGCAGGGCCAGCAGACTGGAGCCGGCCATCTCAGCGCGCTCCCATGGTGGCGGCGGGGAATGGTTGGGCTAGGAAAGTGTTGTTTTTCATGATGTTATTCTTGGTTGTACGGCAAGGGATGACGTCGGTAAGGCATGACTGCGATCTTACCCCAGGCATGGCCGGCAGCGCCGCACGGGGCGGGGTAAAATTGCTTTTATTCACCATTTTCTGGACGCCGCATGCATTTTGCCACCTGGATCGCCTTTGTCTTCGCCGCCACCATCATCGCCGTCTCGCCCGGCTCGGGCGCCGTGCTGTCGATGT is a window of Janthinobacterium sp. 1_2014MBL_MicDiv DNA encoding:
- a CDS encoding DUF808 domain-containing protein; the encoded protein is MAGSSLLALLDDIASILDDVSLMTKVAAKKTAGVLGDDLALNAQQVAGVRAERELPVVWAVAVGSMKNKAILVPAALAISAFAPWAITPLLMVGGAYLCFEGFEKIAHQYLHPDDSHKAELAQALRDPQVDLVALEKDKIKGAIRTDFILSAEIIVIALGTVAAATFAEQVAVVVGIAIIMTVGVYGLVAGIVKLDDAGFYLAARKGAGALMDGVRGFGRMLVSAAPKLMKFLSVVGTLAMFMVGGGILTHGWPWASAMLHHAEAAVGGVAGIGPVLAAVTPSLINAVAGVIAGGLVLAGVTAVSALLRLVKSGK